A genome region from Microcella alkaliphila includes the following:
- a CDS encoding phosphatase PAP2 family protein, translating into MSSVREARKIRRRWPVISAAVGMGVAVLLGALIALRGSPLAADEEFMNELLEERAPWFDLPALFLDWVGGHLVGIVIVPIAMVIWLLALRRPWAAGFSIVAAAVSAGLVQLLKALFDRARPEFMLVASDEGSFPSGHVANAATIAVVLALVFGLERSRWWVWVVGAAYIVAMALARTYLGVHWVTDTIGGALLGAGVAVMLWAPIADRLAAEPRERTPRGG; encoded by the coding sequence ATGTCTTCTGTTCGCGAGGCCCGAAAGATTCGTCGCCGCTGGCCGGTGATCAGCGCTGCCGTCGGCATGGGGGTGGCCGTGCTGCTCGGCGCCTTGATCGCACTGCGTGGCTCGCCGCTCGCGGCCGACGAGGAGTTCATGAACGAGCTGCTCGAGGAGCGCGCCCCCTGGTTCGACCTGCCCGCGCTCTTCCTCGACTGGGTGGGTGGCCACCTCGTCGGCATCGTGATCGTGCCGATCGCGATGGTGATCTGGCTGCTCGCTCTGCGGCGCCCGTGGGCGGCGGGGTTCTCGATCGTGGCGGCGGCCGTCAGTGCCGGGCTCGTGCAGCTGCTGAAGGCGCTGTTCGATCGTGCTCGACCCGAGTTCATGCTGGTGGCGAGCGACGAGGGCTCGTTCCCGTCGGGTCACGTGGCGAACGCGGCGACGATCGCCGTGGTGCTCGCCCTCGTCTTCGGTCTCGAGCGCTCGCGCTGGTGGGTGTGGGTCGTGGGGGCGGCGTACATCGTCGCGATGGCGCTCGCGCGCACCTACCTCGGCGTGCACTGGGTCACCGACACGATCGGCGGCGCCCTTCTCGGGGCGGGGGTCGCGGTGATGCTGTGGGCGCCGATCGCCGACCGGCTGGCGGCTGAGCCGCGGGAGCGCACGCCGCGCGGTGGCTGA
- a CDS encoding GH1 family beta-glucosidase, whose translation MDDDYRGSGLTFPDGFLFGSATASYQIEGAATEDGRGASIWDTFSRQPGAVLHGHTGDVACDHYHRLDDDLDLMKSLGLQAYRFSIAWPRIQADGTGPANPKGVAFYNRLVDGLLARGITPIATLYHWDLPQALEDQGGWTARDTALRFGDYAHHMGEALGDRVAVWTTLNEPWCSAYLGYGAGVHAPGVTDRLATLRAVHHLNLAHGLGIQALRASVTKPDVQYSATLNPQVARGVDDTSAEAIRRIDALGNRAFTGPMLRGEYPADLLADTASITDWSFVEPGDLEQIHQPLDVLGVNYYSTMRVRLWNGVGERSSADGHGESRGTAWPGAAEEIEFLPTDGPHTDMGWNIDPAAFEDLLVELHESYGLPLMITENGAAFPDVADESERVRDADRIDYLRQHLTAVHRAMGRGADIVGYQVWSLMDNYEWAYGYTKRFGIVRVNYETLERTPKDSAHWYAQLIRERAIPA comes from the coding sequence ATGGACGACGACTACCGCGGCAGCGGACTCACCTTCCCCGACGGCTTCCTCTTCGGCTCGGCAACGGCCAGCTACCAGATCGAGGGGGCGGCGACCGAGGATGGGCGAGGAGCGTCGATCTGGGACACCTTCAGCCGCCAGCCGGGCGCCGTGCTGCACGGCCACACCGGCGACGTCGCCTGCGACCACTACCACCGCCTCGACGACGACCTCGACCTCATGAAGTCGCTGGGACTTCAGGCGTACCGGTTCTCGATCGCGTGGCCGCGCATCCAGGCCGACGGAACGGGGCCCGCGAACCCGAAGGGCGTCGCGTTCTACAACCGCCTCGTCGACGGGCTGCTCGCGCGCGGCATCACGCCCATTGCGACGCTCTACCACTGGGACCTGCCGCAGGCGCTCGAAGACCAGGGCGGATGGACGGCCCGCGACACCGCGCTGCGCTTCGGCGACTACGCGCACCACATGGGCGAGGCGCTCGGCGACCGGGTCGCCGTGTGGACGACGCTCAACGAGCCGTGGTGCAGCGCCTACCTTGGCTACGGCGCCGGAGTGCATGCCCCCGGGGTGACCGACCGGCTCGCGACGCTGCGCGCCGTGCACCACCTGAACCTCGCGCACGGTCTCGGCATTCAGGCGTTGCGGGCGAGCGTCACGAAGCCCGACGTGCAGTACTCGGCGACCCTCAACCCGCAGGTCGCGCGCGGCGTCGACGACACGTCGGCCGAAGCAATTCGGCGCATCGACGCGCTCGGCAACCGCGCCTTCACCGGCCCAATGCTGCGGGGCGAGTACCCCGCCGACCTGCTCGCCGACACCGCGTCGATCACCGACTGGTCGTTCGTCGAACCGGGCGACCTCGAGCAGATCCACCAGCCGCTCGACGTGCTCGGCGTCAACTACTACTCGACCATGCGGGTGCGACTGTGGAACGGGGTCGGCGAGCGCTCGTCAGCCGACGGGCACGGGGAGTCGCGCGGCACCGCCTGGCCAGGCGCAGCCGAAGAGATCGAGTTTCTGCCGACCGACGGACCGCACACTGACATGGGGTGGAACATCGACCCCGCCGCGTTCGAAGACCTGCTCGTCGAGCTGCACGAGTCGTACGGGCTGCCGCTCATGATCACCGAGAACGGGGCGGCGTTCCCCGACGTCGCCGACGAGTCGGAGCGGGTGCGCGACGCCGACCGCATCGACTATTTGCGCCAGCACCTCACCGCCGTGCACCGCGCGATGGGTCGGGGCGCCGACATCGTCGGCTACCAGGTGTGGAGCCTCATGGACAACTACGAGTGGGCCTACGGCTACACGAAGCGCTTCGGCATCGTGCGTGTCAACTACGAGACGCTCGAGCGCACGCCGAAAGACTCGGCGCACTGGTACGCGCAGCTGATCCGCGAGCGGGCGATCCCGGCGTAG
- the chvE gene encoding multiple monosaccharide ABC transporter substrate-binding protein, which translates to MTLGLGACAADAGGDGEGGLIGVAMPTRSSERWIADGNAVQAELEAAGYRVDLQYAEDDIPTQVNQIENMITQGAEALIIASIDGTTLTQVLQDAADAGIPVIAYDRLIRDSENVDYYATFDNFLVGQQQAWTLLHGLGLTDLEGNPVDGAPEGPFNIELFAGSLDDNNAFFFWDGAMDVLQPLIDDGTLVVRSGQTSIEQAATLRWDGQVAQSRMENLLTANYSDGTTVDAVLSPYDGLSRGIISALTDAGYTVGSDFPIISGQDAELDSVRAILAGEQHATIFKDTRELAKVAAGMAQALLEGGEPQINDTETYDNGVKIVSSFLLAPVPVIADNVQSALIDTGYWTAEDVGL; encoded by the coding sequence ATGACCCTCGGTCTCGGCGCCTGCGCCGCGGACGCTGGCGGCGACGGCGAGGGCGGCCTCATCGGCGTTGCCATGCCGACCCGCTCGTCGGAGCGCTGGATCGCCGACGGAAACGCCGTTCAGGCCGAGCTGGAGGCCGCGGGCTACCGCGTCGACCTGCAGTACGCCGAAGACGACATCCCCACCCAGGTCAACCAGATTGAGAACATGATCACCCAGGGCGCCGAGGCCCTGATCATCGCCTCGATCGACGGCACGACCCTCACTCAGGTTCTGCAGGACGCGGCCGACGCGGGAATCCCCGTCATCGCGTACGACCGACTGATCCGCGACAGCGAGAACGTCGACTACTACGCCACGTTCGACAACTTCCTCGTCGGCCAGCAGCAGGCCTGGACCCTTCTGCACGGCCTGGGGCTCACCGACCTCGAGGGCAACCCCGTCGACGGCGCCCCCGAGGGTCCGTTCAACATCGAGCTGTTCGCCGGCTCGCTCGACGACAACAACGCGTTCTTCTTCTGGGATGGCGCGATGGATGTCCTCCAGCCGCTGATCGACGACGGCACGCTCGTCGTTCGCTCGGGCCAGACGAGTATCGAGCAGGCCGCCACGCTGCGCTGGGACGGCCAGGTCGCCCAGAGCCGCATGGAGAACCTCCTGACGGCGAACTACTCGGACGGCACCACGGTTGACGCCGTGCTCTCGCCGTACGACGGCCTGAGCCGCGGCATCATCTCGGCCCTGACCGACGCTGGCTACACCGTGGGCAGCGACTTCCCGATCATCTCGGGTCAGGACGCGGAGCTCGACTCGGTGCGCGCCATCCTCGCGGGTGAGCAGCACGCGACGATCTTCAAGGACACCCGTGAGCTGGCGAAGGTTGCCGCGGGCATGGCGCAGGCCCTGCTCGAGGGCGGCGAGCCGCAGATCAACGACACCGAGACGTACGACAACGGCGTGAAGATCGTGTCGTCGTTCCTGCTCGCCCCGGTGCCCGTGATCGCCGACAACGTGCAGTCGGCTCTGATCGACACCGGCTACTGGACGGCGGAGGACGTCGGCCTGTAA
- a CDS encoding multidrug effflux MFS transporter — MTTVVHPGDSLTRRQRLVYVIVLGALTALGPFTVDLYLPAFPAIEAELDVSTATIQLTLTATMMGFALGQLLVGPWSDKVGRRLPLLIATSVHVIASIGVVLAPDITWLMVARVLQGAGAAAGAVVAMATVRDLFGGYPLVRMLSRLALVNGLAPIAAPIIGSQLLLVTEWRGLFVFLAIYGVVIVLASWLFIVETLPPARRVDPGHSTMGQRYRSLFSDRIFVGIALVGGFSFSGLFVYLSASSFLFQDVYGLDAQGYGLLFAINSVGVVAGVQIASRLAKFVGPQWILGVSTAVLVISATAIVVLDSAGAGLFGTIVPLWFFITACGFGFPCVQVLALANHGKEAGTAASLLGALNFGLAGTLSPIVGLFGITNSVPMGAMMAVCGALAVVSLWAVVRPRTVPPLSR, encoded by the coding sequence GTGACGACTGTCGTGCATCCCGGAGACTCGCTGACCCGCCGTCAGCGCCTCGTCTACGTGATCGTGTTGGGCGCACTCACCGCGCTCGGGCCGTTCACGGTCGACCTGTACCTGCCGGCGTTCCCCGCGATCGAGGCCGAGCTCGACGTCAGCACGGCGACGATCCAATTGACGCTGACGGCCACGATGATGGGCTTCGCCCTCGGGCAGTTGCTCGTCGGGCCCTGGAGCGACAAGGTCGGCCGCCGCCTGCCCCTGCTCATCGCCACGAGCGTGCACGTGATCGCGAGTATCGGCGTCGTGCTCGCCCCCGACATCACCTGGCTCATGGTCGCCCGCGTGCTGCAGGGCGCGGGGGCAGCGGCCGGTGCCGTCGTCGCGATGGCGACCGTGCGCGACCTGTTCGGCGGCTACCCGCTTGTGCGCATGCTGTCACGCCTCGCGCTCGTGAACGGCCTTGCGCCGATCGCCGCGCCGATCATCGGCTCGCAGCTCCTGCTGGTGACCGAGTGGCGGGGGCTCTTCGTCTTCCTCGCCATCTACGGCGTCGTCATCGTGCTGGCGTCGTGGCTGTTCATCGTTGAGACGCTACCGCCGGCACGCCGCGTCGACCCCGGCCACTCGACGATGGGCCAGCGCTACCGCTCGCTATTCAGCGACCGCATCTTCGTCGGCATCGCGCTCGTGGGCGGCTTCTCCTTCTCGGGGCTGTTCGTCTACCTGTCGGCATCGTCATTCCTGTTCCAAGACGTCTACGGCCTGGATGCACAGGGCTACGGCCTCCTGTTCGCGATCAACTCGGTCGGCGTCGTCGCGGGCGTGCAGATCGCCTCGAGGCTGGCGAAGTTCGTCGGCCCGCAGTGGATTCTCGGCGTCTCGACGGCCGTGCTCGTGATCAGCGCGACCGCGATCGTCGTGCTCGACTCGGCCGGCGCTGGCCTCTTCGGCACGATCGTGCCGCTGTGGTTCTTCATCACGGCGTGCGGCTTCGGCTTCCCCTGCGTGCAGGTGCTGGCCCTCGCGAACCACGGCAAGGAGGCCGGCACCGCCGCGTCCCTGCTCGGCGCCCTCAACTTCGGACTCGCCGGCACGCTCTCACCGATCGTCGGCCTTTTCGGCATCACGAACTCGGTGCCGATGGGCGCGATGATGGCCGTCTGCGGAGCCCTCGCGGTCGTGTCGCTCTGGGCGGTCGTGCGCCCGCGGACGGTTCCGCCGCTCAGTCGCTGA
- a CDS encoding HhH-GPD-type base excision DNA repair protein: MALNITGDARADQLLTDDPFALLVGMLLDQQVTMETAFAGPAKIADRMGSLTPAAVAAADPEEFVEVFRQTPAVHRFPGSMAGRVQALAEVVRDEWGGDAAAIWTAPTDDGHAPTGVDVLRRLKGLPGFGEQKAKIFLALLGKQCGLEADGWREAAGDYGVEGSHRSVADIVDADSLARVREAKKAAKAKAK; this comes from the coding sequence ATGGCTCTGAACATCACGGGGGATGCCCGCGCCGACCAACTGCTCACCGATGACCCGTTCGCTCTGCTCGTCGGCATGTTGCTCGACCAGCAGGTCACGATGGAGACCGCGTTCGCGGGCCCTGCGAAGATCGCCGACCGGATGGGCTCGCTCACGCCGGCCGCCGTCGCGGCTGCCGACCCGGAGGAGTTCGTCGAGGTGTTTCGGCAGACTCCGGCGGTGCACCGGTTCCCCGGTTCGATGGCGGGCCGGGTGCAGGCGCTCGCCGAGGTGGTGCGCGACGAGTGGGGCGGCGACGCGGCCGCGATCTGGACCGCGCCTACCGACGACGGTCACGCGCCGACGGGGGTCGACGTGCTGCGCCGGCTGAAGGGGTTGCCCGGCTTCGGCGAGCAGAAGGCGAAGATCTTCCTCGCGCTGCTGGGCAAGCAGTGCGGACTCGAGGCCGACGGCTGGCGCGAGGCCGCCGGCGACTACGGGGTCGAGGGGTCGCACCGATCGGTCGCCGACATCGTCGACGCCGACTCGCTCGCCCGCGTGCGCGAGGCCAAGAAGGCCGCGAAGGCCAAGGCGAAGTAG
- the mmsA gene encoding multiple monosaccharide ABC transporter ATP-binding protein, which translates to MTQNILEMRGITKTFPGVKALSDVTLQVQRGEVHAICGENGAGKSTLMKVLSGVYPHGTYDGEIVFENETVEFSDIRDSESKGIVIIHQELALSQYLSIAENIFLGNEVKGPFGLIDWNKTNFEAAKLLARVGLSEKPTTKVMDIGVGKQQLVEIAKALSKEVKLLILDEPTAALNDADSDHLLDLILHLKQQGITSIIISHKLNEIRKIADNVTVIRDGKTIETITRTEVSEDRIIKGMVGRDLEHRYPDHTSHIGEEVLRVENWTAHHPQDNQRVIVDNVSITANAGEIVGIAGLMGAGRTEFAMSLFGRAYGSRISGTVYKRGKEIKVRSVAEAIQNGLAYATEDRKTYGLNLIEDVKRNISVASLDKLVTMGLVNDNEEYRIANEYKKSMNIKTPSVMNKTGQLSGGNQQKVVLSKWIQSDPDVLILDEPTRGIDVGAKYEIYTIINRLADEGKAIIVISSELPELLGICDRIYTLSEGRITGELPTEDATPEALLKLMTLEKQR; encoded by the coding sequence GTGACCCAGAACATCCTCGAGATGCGCGGCATCACGAAGACCTTCCCGGGTGTGAAGGCCCTGTCTGACGTGACCCTGCAGGTGCAGCGCGGCGAAGTCCACGCGATCTGCGGCGAGAACGGCGCGGGCAAGTCCACCCTCATGAAGGTGCTCTCGGGCGTGTACCCGCACGGCACCTACGACGGTGAGATCGTCTTCGAAAATGAGACGGTCGAGTTCTCCGACATCCGCGACAGCGAGTCGAAGGGCATCGTCATCATTCACCAGGAGCTGGCCCTCAGCCAGTACTTGTCGATCGCCGAGAACATCTTCCTCGGCAACGAGGTCAAGGGACCCTTCGGCCTCATCGACTGGAACAAGACGAACTTCGAGGCCGCGAAGCTTCTCGCCCGCGTGGGCTTGAGCGAAAAGCCGACCACGAAGGTCATGGACATCGGTGTCGGCAAGCAGCAACTGGTCGAGATCGCGAAGGCGCTGTCGAAGGAAGTGAAGCTTCTCATCCTCGACGAGCCGACCGCCGCGCTCAACGACGCCGACTCCGACCACCTGCTCGACCTGATCCTGCACCTGAAGCAACAGGGCATCACGTCGATCATCATCAGCCACAAGCTCAACGAGATTCGCAAGATCGCCGACAACGTCACCGTCATCCGCGACGGCAAGACGATCGAGACGATCACCCGCACCGAGGTCAGCGAAGACCGCATCATTAAGGGGATGGTCGGCCGCGACCTCGAGCACCGGTACCCCGACCACACGTCGCACATCGGTGAGGAGGTCCTGCGCGTCGAGAACTGGACGGCACACCACCCGCAGGACAACCAGCGCGTCATCGTCGACAACGTGTCGATCACCGCCAATGCGGGCGAGATCGTCGGCATCGCGGGCCTCATGGGCGCCGGTCGCACCGAGTTCGCGATGAGCCTGTTCGGGCGCGCGTACGGCTCGCGCATCTCCGGCACGGTCTACAAGCGCGGTAAAGAGATCAAGGTGCGCTCTGTCGCCGAGGCGATCCAGAACGGGCTCGCCTACGCGACAGAGGACCGCAAGACGTACGGCCTCAACCTCATCGAAGACGTGAAGCGCAACATCTCCGTCGCCTCGCTCGACAAGCTCGTGACGATGGGCCTCGTGAACGACAACGAGGAGTACCGCATCGCGAACGAGTACAAGAAGTCGATGAACATCAAGACGCCGAGCGTCATGAATAAGACCGGCCAGCTATCGGGCGGCAACCAGCAGAAGGTTGTTCTGTCGAAGTGGATCCAGTCGGACCCCGATGTGCTCATCCTCGATGAGCCCACCCGCGGCATCGACGTCGGGGCGAAGTACGAGATCTACACGATCATCAACCGCCTCGCCGACGAGGGGAAGGCGATCATCGTCATCTCCTCCGAGCTGCCCGAGCTGCTCGGTATCTGCGATCGCATTTACACCCTGTCCGAAGGTCGCATCACCGGCGAGCTGCCGACCGAAGACGCCACCCCTGAAGCTCTGCTCAAGCTCATGACCCTGGAGAAGCAGCGATAA
- the mmsB gene encoding multiple monosaccharide ABC transporter permease: MLSHAAADLGKNGIFLALLAVVVFFSITTNGILLRPQNISNLIVQNGYILVLAIGMVLVIVAGHIDLSVGSVAAFIGAVSGVFAVTWGLPWWLAIILSLAVGALVGAWQGFWIAYVGIPAFIVTLAGMLIFRGLALITLGNSNIGSFPQEYRNLGNGFINFPVQVGGQLIDPVTMAIGAVAIIALVVQQLRTRAGRMKYGQDVEPMPWFVGKLALFVVGIGAVTLALSSFKGIPVTLVVLAALVLTYTVVANRTTFGRHIYAIGGNRRAAELSGIKTRWVDFYLFVNMGVLAALAGLIFTARLNLAGPKAGEGFELEAISAAFIGGAAVQGGIGTVTGAIIGGFIIGVLNNGMSIMGIGIEWQQAVKGLVLLLAVAFDVYNKNRAGVRTRR, encoded by the coding sequence ATGCTGTCGCACGCCGCGGCCGACCTCGGCAAGAACGGCATCTTCCTGGCCCTGCTCGCCGTCGTTGTGTTCTTCTCGATCACGACCAACGGCATCCTGCTGCGACCGCAGAACATCTCGAACCTGATCGTGCAGAACGGGTACATCCTCGTCCTTGCGATCGGCATGGTGCTCGTGATCGTCGCCGGTCACATCGACCTCTCTGTCGGGTCGGTCGCGGCCTTCATCGGCGCCGTGTCCGGAGTCTTTGCGGTCACCTGGGGCCTGCCATGGTGGCTCGCGATCATCCTCTCGCTCGCCGTCGGCGCGCTCGTCGGCGCGTGGCAGGGCTTCTGGATCGCCTACGTCGGCATACCCGCGTTCATCGTGACCTTGGCGGGCATGCTGATCTTCCGCGGGCTCGCGCTCATCACCCTCGGTAACTCGAACATCGGCTCGTTCCCGCAGGAGTACCGCAACCTCGGCAACGGCTTCATCAACTTCCCCGTGCAGGTGGGGGGACAACTGATCGATCCGGTGACCATGGCCATCGGAGCGGTCGCGATCATCGCGCTCGTCGTGCAGCAGCTGCGCACCCGCGCGGGACGCATGAAGTACGGCCAGGACGTCGAGCCCATGCCGTGGTTCGTCGGCAAGCTCGCGCTGTTCGTCGTTGGTATCGGCGCCGTGACGCTCGCGCTCAGCTCGTTCAAGGGCATCCCGGTGACCCTGGTCGTGCTCGCGGCCCTCGTGCTCACCTACACGGTGGTCGCGAACCGCACGACGTTCGGTCGTCACATCTACGCGATCGGTGGCAACCGTCGCGCGGCCGAGCTGTCGGGCATCAAGACCCGCTGGGTCGACTTCTACCTGTTCGTCAACATGGGCGTGCTCGCCGCGCTCGCCGGTCTTATCTTCACCGCCCGTCTGAACCTCGCGGGCCCGAAGGCCGGTGAGGGTTTCGAGCTCGAGGCCATTTCGGCGGCGTTCATCGGCGGTGCCGCAGTGCAAGGCGGCATCGGCACGGTCACCGGTGCGATCATCGGAGGCTTCATCATCGGTGTGCTGAACAACGGCATGTCGATCATGGGCATCGGCATCGAGTGGCAGCAGGCGGTGAAGGGACTCGTGCTCCTCCTGGCGGTCGCCTTCGACGTCTACAACAAGAACCGGGCCGGGGTGCGCACCCGCCGGTAA
- a CDS encoding saccharopine dehydrogenase family protein produces the protein MKILLVGAGGVGDAIAKIAARRSFFEQMIVSDYDITRAERTIAWITDKHGDQGERFVAAQIDASDAAVVERVAREHGATHVMNAVEPKFVMPIFRGAIAAGADYLDMAMSLSVPHPSNPYAETGVKLGDEQFEVADEWQSAGRLALVGMGVEPGLSDVFARYAVDHLFSEVDELGTRDGANLVVRNDDGNEIFAPSFSIWTTIEECLNPPVIYEEGRGWYTTPPFSEPEVFDFPEGIGPVECVNVEHEEVLLMPRWLDAKRVTFKYGLGDEFIGILKTLNQLGLDKTTPIRVRSANGPVEVSPRDVVAAGLPDPATLGPRMTGKTCAGLWVTGTGKDGQPREVYLYHVSDNEWTMAEYEAQCVVWQTALNPVVALELLATGAWTGAGVLGPEAFDAKPFLDLMAKPESEGGYGQAWGLEERQPSHA, from the coding sequence ATGAAGATTCTCCTCGTCGGCGCGGGAGGCGTCGGAGACGCCATCGCCAAGATCGCCGCCCGCCGCTCATTCTTCGAGCAGATGATCGTGAGCGACTACGACATCACCCGCGCCGAACGCACCATCGCGTGGATCACTGACAAACACGGTGACCAGGGCGAGCGCTTCGTCGCCGCGCAGATCGACGCATCCGACGCGGCCGTCGTCGAGCGTGTGGCGCGCGAGCACGGCGCCACCCACGTGATGAACGCGGTCGAGCCGAAGTTCGTCATGCCGATCTTCCGCGGTGCGATCGCCGCCGGTGCCGACTACCTGGACATGGCGATGAGCCTGTCAGTGCCGCACCCGTCGAACCCCTACGCCGAGACCGGCGTGAAGCTCGGCGATGAGCAGTTCGAGGTCGCCGACGAGTGGCAGAGCGCCGGCCGCCTGGCGCTCGTCGGCATGGGCGTCGAGCCCGGCCTCAGCGACGTATTTGCCCGCTACGCCGTCGACCACCTGTTCAGCGAGGTCGACGAGCTCGGCACGCGCGATGGCGCGAACTTGGTCGTGCGCAACGACGACGGCAACGAGATCTTCGCCCCGTCGTTCAGCATCTGGACGACCATCGAGGAGTGCCTCAACCCGCCCGTCATCTACGAGGAGGGCCGCGGCTGGTACACGACCCCGCCGTTCAGCGAGCCGGAGGTGTTCGACTTCCCCGAGGGCATCGGCCCGGTCGAGTGCGTCAACGTCGAGCACGAAGAGGTGCTGCTCATGCCGCGCTGGCTCGACGCGAAGCGCGTCACCTTCAAGTACGGGCTGGGCGACGAGTTCATCGGCATCCTGAAGACGCTGAACCAGCTGGGCCTCGACAAGACGACGCCGATCCGCGTGCGCAGCGCGAACGGGCCCGTCGAGGTGAGCCCCCGCGACGTGGTGGCCGCCGGCCTGCCCGACCCGGCGACGCTCGGCCCCCGCATGACGGGCAAGACCTGCGCCGGCCTCTGGGTGACGGGCACGGGGAAAGACGGCCAGCCGCGCGAGGTGTACCTCTACCACGTGAGCGACAACGAGTGGACGATGGCCGAGTACGAGGCCCAGTGCGTCGTCTGGCAGACCGCGCTCAACCCGGTCGTCGCGCTCGAGCTGCTCGCGACTGGCGCCTGGACCGGCGCCGGCGTGCTCGGCCCGGAGGCGTTCGACGCCAAGCCCTTCCTCGACCTCATGGCGAAGCCTGAGAGCGAGGGCGGCTACGGCCAGGCGTGGGGGCTCGAGGAGCGGCAGCCGAGCCACGCGTAG
- the araA gene encoding L-arabinose isomerase codes for MTRSSVSRSIVPDLSTYEVWFLTGSQNLYGDETLRQVAEQSKEVVAGLEAAASIPVRVVWKPTLVDPASIARVMREANAAENVIGVITWMHTFSPAKMWISGLDQLTKPLLHLHTQANVELPWADIDFDFMNLNQAAHGDREFGYIASRLSVARTTVVGHVSNPAVTDRIGVWARAAAGRHATQNLKLARFGDNMRFVAVTEGDKTEAELRFGVQVNTWGVTELADAVHAVSDSDVDALVAEYADLYDVDAALLPGGDRADSLRYGAAIELGLRSFLEAGDFGAFTTSFEDLGSLRQLPGLAVQRLMADGYGFGAEGDWKTAVMVRAAAVMGAGLPGGASLMEDYTYHLVPGEELILGAHMLEVSPSLTSQKPRLEVHPLGIGGKEDPVRLVFTADAGPAVVCALSDMRDRFRLVANVVENVELPAPMPKLPVGHAVWKPAPDFATSAAAWLTAGAAHHTVMSTQIGVDVLRDFAAMSGVELLVIDHDTTLPAFEQQLRSNAAYYRLAQGL; via the coding sequence ATGACGAGGAGTTCCGTGTCCCGCAGCATCGTTCCCGATCTCAGCACGTACGAAGTCTGGTTCCTGACCGGCAGCCAGAACCTGTACGGAGACGAGACGCTGCGGCAGGTCGCCGAGCAGTCGAAGGAGGTCGTGGCGGGCCTCGAGGCGGCCGCGAGCATCCCGGTTCGCGTGGTCTGGAAGCCGACGCTCGTCGACCCGGCGAGCATCGCGCGCGTCATGCGCGAGGCGAACGCTGCCGAGAACGTCATCGGCGTCATCACCTGGATGCACACCTTCAGCCCCGCGAAGATGTGGATCTCAGGGCTCGACCAGCTCACGAAGCCGCTGCTGCACCTGCACACGCAGGCCAACGTCGAGCTGCCGTGGGCCGACATCGACTTCGACTTCATGAACCTGAACCAGGCCGCCCACGGCGACCGCGAGTTCGGGTACATCGCCTCGCGCCTGTCGGTCGCCCGCACGACGGTCGTCGGCCACGTGTCGAACCCGGCCGTCACCGACCGCATTGGAGTGTGGGCCCGCGCCGCGGCCGGACGCCACGCCACCCAGAACCTGAAGCTCGCGCGCTTCGGCGACAACATGCGCTTCGTCGCCGTCACCGAGGGCGACAAGACCGAGGCCGAGCTGCGCTTCGGCGTGCAGGTCAACACGTGGGGTGTCACCGAGCTCGCCGACGCCGTGCACGCCGTCTCCGACAGCGACGTGGATGCTCTGGTCGCCGAATACGCGGACCTCTACGACGTCGACGCGGCCCTCCTACCGGGCGGCGACCGGGCCGACTCGCTGCGCTATGGCGCAGCGATCGAGTTGGGCCTGCGCTCGTTCCTGGAGGCCGGCGACTTCGGCGCCTTCACGACGAGCTTCGAAGACCTCGGAAGCTTGCGCCAGCTGCCCGGCCTCGCCGTACAGCGCCTCATGGCCGACGGCTACGGCTTCGGGGCGGAGGGCGACTGGAAGACCGCCGTGATGGTGCGTGCCGCGGCCGTCATGGGCGCGGGTCTTCCCGGCGGCGCGAGCCTCATGGAGGACTACACCTACCACCTGGTCCCCGGTGAGGAATTGATTCTCGGAGCGCACATGCTCGAGGTCAGCCCGTCGCTGACGAGCCAGAAGCCGCGCCTTGAGGTGCACCCGCTCGGCATCGGCGGCAAGGAAGACCCGGTGCGCCTCGTCTTCACCGCCGACGCCGGCCCCGCCGTCGTCTGCGCGCTGAGCGACATGCGCGATCGCTTCCGCCTCGTCGCGAACGTCGTCGAGAACGTCGAACTGCCGGCCCCCATGCCGAAGCTGCCCGTCGGGCACGCGGTCTGGAAGCCCGCGCCCGACTTCGCCACCTCGGCCGCCGCATGGCTCACGGCGGGGGCCGCCCACCACACCGTCATGTCGACCCAGATCGGCGTCGACGTGCTGCGCGACTTCGCTGCGATGAGCGGCGTCGAACTGCTGGTGATCGACCACGACACGACGCTGCCCGCCTTCGAGCAGCAGCTGCGGTCGAACGCGGCGTACTACCGACTGGCGCAGGGGTTGTAA